TAGAGCTCCTAGCGGGCGTGAAGTCGAGGAGCTCACGGGTAAGGAAATCCAGAAAGCGCTGAAGAATGCAGTACCCTTACAAACCTTCCTTCAGTCGTTGGCAGCTGAAATTACACCAGCTAAGGCAACGACTGCCGAGACTGGAGTGACTGAAGCTACCACTATTCAAGTTCCTGAGACTGAAGCTATCCCTAAGACTGTTGAGGTTTTAGAGACTTATATGATACCTAATAAAGTCCTTGACGTAATAAACAGCTTGAAGGGCACGCTAGAAGCTCTCTTATATGACGAGAATTGGAGTGAGGTAGATAAAATACCTGTGAAGGACTTAGTCGATTATATATTGACTACTGAGAAGTCCGTCTATGCGATAGTTATGGACGGCGTCGCCACACCCAGACTGATTGATGCGGCGGCAGTCAAGAACGTAAAGTTCATATTGTGTTATAGGGTAGCTACCATAACGAAGAAACCTGCTGACTTAATTATCTTAACTTTTGACGAGCTACTTCAGTAGGTAAGGCCTCACTTCCTGCTGAGAAAGTCTGCGAGTGTTTTTCCTCTAGGGGCAGTTAGTTGTTTTTCTGTGATGCCAAAATACGATAATATCCTGAGTGCAGCAGGTATTACCTGATGAGTCACATAGTACTCGACGTCAATGTCTTGCGGCTTGGCTTCTATGTATGGCCTTGCCCTAGAAGATATGCCGCCCGAACCCTTAACTATCACGTAGCCTATCTTACTGCCTACATCTACTCTCACACCAAGCTTCTCGAGCCTCTTAGCTGCAGTTACGTGCGGCGCCTCTACCTCATATTCCTCAGCCTTCTTAGTGAGAGTTTTCCATATGATTAGCTTCTCTAAACTTACTTTATTAGTTCTCAGTTCTTCTATGATTCTCCTGACATAGTTTACTGCCTCATTGACGTTCTTAGTTGTTAGCACGATCTTAGCTACTTCTTCTTGAACGTCTTTAGCTATGTCAGTCCAGTCGCCTCTCACAGCCTCAAAACCTACGATGTCTATTCTACCGTCTTCTGTTAACCCTACATATCTCTTCTTAGCTTCAGTGAAGAAAACTCTCTTATATATCTTGTCTACTTTAATCTCAAGACCTAACTCCTCATACACTTTGCTAATGAAGCTGTTTACTAGGTCTCTCACGTAGCTAACGAAAAGAGAGTCTGTATCGCCGTACACGACTTTCAAGCCCAGCTTCCTAGCTAAGTCGATAGCTTTAGATATTGTTCTCCTCCCTAAGGCAGTTATGCTCTCAGCACCCTCTTTAAAATACCATCTTGCCCCGACCCAACCCATATAGCCGTAAGACGCGTTAGCGAGAATCTTGAGTGCTCTCTGTCTTTCGTCAAGGATCCTATACTCAGGGCTTTCAGGGTCTAACTTCTTCATTAAGGAACGTATCTCGGCCCTCAACTTGAGTAGTGTCGTGAGGACATTCTTGTAGAAGCCCGGCGGTTCTTTAAGAAACTTGTAGCCTAATTCCTCAATCAGGTAACACGTTGATTCGTCACAATCTCCCGTAACGAAAGTGTCGGGGCTCACGTTATACTTGATCATTAGGTTTGGGTACATGGAGGTGAAGTCCAGCACTACTATGTCTTCATGCACACCCTTAACAGGCTCAAGCACTATAGCGCCTTTATAGGGCTCGTAAGGTCTCTCAACTCTATTAGGTATGAGTTCTCCGTATTTAACCGCCTCACGCATCAGGTACCACTCAAGCCTATACCCAACAGAAGCAGCGCCGACTTGGTCTAGAGGGAGTCCTGTCAGGTTAGATAACTGGATCGCGAAGGGGAGGAACTCCCTAGCTAGTAGTAGCGTAGAGACAGCGTCGTCTCTCGCATACTTAATCAAAATATTTCTAAGTTCTTTATTGTCCCAGTATCTAGGTATCTCATGCCACGGTATTAAAACTCTTTCAGATTTCTTCATTACTCCCAGGTAGTCAGCGACTTCATCAAGAGATTTTATCTTGACTTCAGGTATTTCTTCAGCGAAGTTGTATAAGTCTACGTGTAGTCTGCCGGGAACTGATATATGCCCGTAAGCTGACTGGCGAGGAATCCCTCCCTTAACCCTCCCTACATCAAGTCTTACCTTAAGTACCTGAGACCTCTGGAGGAGGTATTGCCAGTCAAACATGTTAGAGTTATACCCTACTATCACGTCTGGGTCGTACTCGTTAACATACTTCACAAACTCTTCAATTAGTGTTGCGTCACTTTCTCCGTCTTCCTTAGTTAATACCTTGACTTCTCCTTCATCATTAGCTACGGCTATGATTATCACCGGATTTTTCTCAGGCATGAGAGACCCTAGAGGACTGTAGACTTCTATGTCGAAAGCGAGGATCTTAAGTTTCGGGGGCCTTGAATCTTCTAGTCTATTGAGTTCTCCTCTTAACATGTAGGTGTTTTTTACCCTGAAACTACCTGAGGGTACTTCATCGACTTCAGCTTCATACCAGCTACAAGGGGAGACGTCTTTATCTAGTATGTAACGCATAGAGAACCTGATGTCTGCTTCAAGGAATTCGGTGATGCCGTCTATCTTAGTGACCTCTTCTCTATACTCGCGTACGGCTTCAGGAATTACCGTAGTTATCTTGAGTGTTCTGACTGGCTTGCCATAATACCTCTTAACAGTCTCACTCACGTCTATTATGGGAGACTTAGGCTTGCTTAAAGTCTTCACCTTCCTCACAATACTCTCTACGTCAGCACCTTCCTTCAAGAGGGCGTAGAAGTACGGTCTGAAGGAAGAGTCTTTAATAAGTATGGGTTCGGAATTCTCGTTAAGACCCCAAAGCATTATCACCGGTAAGTTATTTTCGACTTCATAACTCACGTCAATCAAGTAAAACTTGAGTCTCATGCTTACTCCATAATGTAATTGTTTAGGAGGTAATAATTCTGAAGAAATATTCTTAAGTAGTGATGAGAGTATTTGAGACTTTCTTATACTGAAATACTTAAATGCGGCGTCTTTATTTAAGAATTGAGGCGGAGTCTATGAGTAATTCTAGAAGTTTGAGAGTGTTTGTTGCTGAGTGGCCTGAGAATCAGTTTTTTAATTTGGCTTTTGAGGAAGTCTTCTACACCGAATCTAAGCAACCTACACTTCGTTTCTGGCGTAATGATAAGGTAGTGGTTATAGGGAGGTTTCAGTCTCCTCCACTTGAGATTAACGCTGTTGAAGCTAGAGACCTCGGTATTAAGTTAGTGAGGAGATTTACTGGCGGTGGTGCCGTGTATCATGACTTAGGCAACGTGAATTACGCACTTACTTTACCGGGCTATAACCTCAGTATTGAGGAGTCTTTTAGTGTCGTTGGGTCAGCCGTCGTCGAGGCTTTAAGTAGCTTAGGAGTTAATAAAGTGTATTACCGCCCTCTAAACGATATAGAAGTTGATGGGCTGAAGGTGTCTGGCATGGCTGCGTGCAGGTCACACGATAGGGTGTTCATACATGGAGCTATGCTAGTCTCAAGTGACATATCGATACTCTGGAAGGTCCTCAAGATTTCTAGAGAGAAACTCTCTGACAAGAAGTTTACTCAGAGTAGGGTTAAGAGAGTAACTACAGTTAATGAAGTACTTGGAAAGACCGTGAGACCTGAGGAACTCTATAAAGCGATTTCAGAAGCGTTGAGTAGGAAGTTAGGTCTTGAGATTGAGTGGAGTGAGCCGCAGAAGAGTGAGTTAAAGAAGGCTCTCGACCTCTACAAGAAGAAGTACGCAACGCTTGAGTGGAACCTTAAGTACGTTGATGAGGTAAGAGACCTGGTCAGCGATGAAGAATATGAAGCATTGAAGGAAATCGCAAGACCTTCAGAAAAACAAGAAAAGTTTATTGAGGTGTTAGGTCTTGAGTAAAGCCTTGATAGTTTGTGGTGAGAAGAAACACGCTGGCGGTAAGATAGTTAAAGTATGTGTTAAAATCTTTGAGGACTTAGTAAAGGGAGTCGTGATTTCAGGAGATTTCTTCGTGGACCCTGCAGAAGACTTCGAAGAACTTCTTCAAGAACTCGCTAAGATTGAAGTAAAGAGAGAGGAGGTGACTGCCTTAGTCAGTGAGTTGTTGAAGAAGAAAAAACTAGACTTTAGTGGCATAACGATGGAAGACGTGGTGGAAGTCTTGTCTAGGGTCCTGCAACAAAATCAAGAAAGTTTTCTCAAGGACTTCTCTTCATGAGGTTAGGTAGCCAGAGAATTAGTTGTGGGAACAGTATCAGCAAGACTAGGACGCTGAACACGGCTATCAGTAGAGGGATGCTCTCCTTACCTATGTCCTCAAGCTTAGCACCACTTATTCTGGACGTTACGTAGGCGTTGACAGCTACTGGCGGGGTTACTTGACCTATCGCTAGATTTATAGTCATTAAAACACCGAACCATATCAGGTCCCAGCCAAAGTGATTTATTATCGGTAGCATTATCGGTAGGAATATGTAGTAGATCGAGATAGCGTCAAGGAACATTCCAGCAAACAACAGTATCACCATGAACAACAACATCACAAACAGAGGTTCTTGAGTGAGGCTTAGGGTCCACCCTACAGTAGCTTCCACTAACCCTGCTGTCTGTTCTGCCCACGAGAAGAGTCCTGCGAATGCAACAACGAACATGACTACTGAAGAAACCTCGACTGAGTCAGCTAGTATCTTTATTACGTCTTTCAGGGTTATCGTTCTGTAGACTACTAAACCTAAGAATAGGCTGTAAGCTACCGCGACTACAGCTGCTTCTGTTGGTGTGAAGACACCTGCGTATATGCCGCCTAATATTATTATTGGCGCTAAGAGCCCTGAAATAGATTCTTTGAAAGTTATCCAAACTTCTTTTGGAGAAGGTTTTTCAGACCCTCTGTACCCCCTCCTCAAAGAAATTAAATAAGCGGTCACAGACAACACGGCTCCTAAGATGAGTCCAGGTATTACTCCAGCAATGAAAAGAGCTCCTATGGATACATTGAGGATAGTTCCGTATATTATGTAAGCGACGCTCGGTGGGATAATTATGGAGAGACCGGCCACCGTAGCAACTAGAGACGCTGAGAATGCCTTTCCATAGCCTGCCTTGATGAGATAGGGTATCAGGATGACCCCTATTGCAGCGGCAGACGCGGGTCCGGAGCCCGATACGGCTCCCCAAAACGTACCTATGAGAACTGTCGCTATTGCAAGTCCTCCAGGCAACCAACCCACGAGCGCTTTAATGAACTTGGTAATCTTCTCAGCTACACCAGCTTTCTCCATAACTATTCCAGCAAACACGAAGAATGGTATTGCGAGGAGCGGGAACTTAGCTATGTTGCCGTAGAAGTTAGGTGCTATGACGCTCACGCCATAATTGTAGTACCATATAGAGAATATTGATGCCACGCCTAAAGCAGTCCCTATAGGGGCTCCAGTCAAGAGTATGACTATAAAGATCAGAAGTATTAATATGGAGGGGCTTATCACTTAGTCCTCACCCGTATAATACGTTGCGTTATCCTAGCAGTCACGGCTAACGAGCAGAGTAACATGCCCGTATAGTATACCCACATCGGTATGTCTAGAGCCATGCTAGACGTGCGGTAGACGGTTATTTCTCTGTATATTAACACTGATGTCAAGTATATTACCACGATAAAAACAGAGAGACTTAAAACTAGACCCAAGGTTGTTAGGAATTTCTGGATATTTTGTGGTGTCTTCTCTTTAAGGAAATTCATGCTTAGGTGTGAGCCTCTCTTAAACGCTATAGCTATGCCTAGTAGAGTTACCCAGACAAAAAAGTTTACTTCTACTTCTTCTATGAAGGCTAGTGAGGCTTTTAGAAGATATCTAGATAACACGTTAATAAAGGCTACTAGAAACATTAAAAATAAGAGTATCGCTGACACGTATTCCTCGATATTGCTGGCGAGTGTTGTGAGAACCTTGTTCTTCCTCATCATGTTGACCCCAAATATATCTATCTCACAGGATTTCTCTACACGATATTCCATTAAAAAATCATGAGCTAAGACGTGGGTATCTGGACCGTTATGCCGAGTTTGTTTCTTATGTCATTGATTGCTGCTTGAACTAGTTCATTACCAATCGTAGGGACCCACTTACTATAAACGCCAGCCATTTTCTGTTTGAAGGCTTCCCTCTGTTCTGCACTAAGGAACGTTACCTCCATGCCTTTACTCTGTAGGTAGCTTATAGGGTCTGTTATTTCTGGTGTGTATTTGAATTCATTCTTCAGAATGTTTAATGCTGTGCCGTCATCTAGTCCTACCCTAGCCATCGCTTTCTGCCACCTAGCAGCTTTCCTTGCAGCTTCTAAGATTATTTGTTTTGTGTTCGCGTCGAAAGACTCCCACGTATTCTTGTTTACAGCAAAGATTAGTGGGTCTATAGCATAATTCCATATCGTTATGTATTTATGGTATTCCCACAGTTTATAAGGTATTATCACTATGTTTATGGGGTTTTCTTGACCATCAACTACTCTTTGCTGAAAAGCCGTTAAAGCGTCGGCCCAGTTCATTTGCGTAGGGTCTGCTCCTAGTGCCTGGAAAGTGTCTATGAATATAGGAGACCCAACAACTCTTATCTTAAGACCAGCCAAGTCTTCCGGCTTAGTTACTGGTTGCTTCCAATTAGTTAGTTGTCTAAAGCCGTTTTCACCCCAAGCCAGTCCTATTACCCCGTAACTCTCTAATATCTGCAGTATACGTCTCCCCGCTTCTCCTTCCACGACCGCGTCTACTGCCTTGTATATATCTCCTTTGCTTCCTCCTTCAGGGAAGAAGAAGGGCAGTATAAATAGATTTAACTCCTTAACAACAGGAGCCCAATTAATCACTGAACCAATAGCAAAATCAGCGACACCCTGTGATAAGAGCTGAAATTCATTTGTTTGTTGTCCAGCAAATAACTGACCAGAGAAATATACTCTTATCTTAATTCTACCGTTTGTTCTATTATACACCTCATCGGCAAACATTTGAGCAGCCTGACCCCACGGGGACTGAGGACCTACGACAACACTCAACTTATACTCTTTTTCAGGAAGTGTCGTAGGTGTTGTAGTACTTTGCGGGCTCATTAAGGACGGAACTACTAAAGCAATGACAGCTGCTACAACTATTATAACAATACCTATGCTAATAATATAAACAGATTTCATTTATTACACCACATGGGGAAATCGTTTCTATAAGTTATAAAAATTAAGTACTTTTTAGTCAGAAAAAGATTTGGCCTAGATAGTTAAAATTAAGCGAACTATGTCTCGGTTCGTAATACTGCTAGAAAAATACTTGATCAAGTTATTAGTTAAGCTAATCACGTAAGAACCCTCTACATCAGTACATTTAGCATTACTTATTAGAAGTTTTAAGAAAGTAGTTAAATCACTATTGTAAGAGGTCTCAATTTCTCTCCATAAATCGTCGTATTCCTCGAGCTTAGTCTGAGATTTAATCCCTAATAGGAGACCTAGCTTCTCAACAGGTAAGCCTGACTCTATATGAGCAACGTATAGGAGTTCTCTCATCTTGTCTTGAGAGATCTGTCTTAGTAACATCTGACTTGAAGACATCTTATCTAGTAATTTTATAGCGTTCTCGCAATCGATTACGGGAGTTTTAGGTCTTACAGTCTCTCTAACTAGGGAGATCAAGGAAATACAAGAATCAAGTGTTTTAGATAAGTTGACACTTACTTCCTCACTCAATTCACGCCCAACTAGGTATAGTCCCAGCCTAACATAATTAATTGATTCGAGAAGAGTTTTAGTCTCGCTTACGCTTCTCTCAATGAGCTTTAAGCGCCTGTCAGTAACCCCATCTAGTAAGTACGTGAAGAGGTTGGCATAGAAAGTTAGAGAATCTACTGCCAGCACATACAGTAAAGGCTTTCTGCCCCTCTCGCCGTAGCTATGTGACTTGCCAGTCATTCTTATTATGCCATACTTTAGTAGTGTCCTGAAATGCCTATCTACCGTAGTTTGGGGAACTCCGCTCAAAGCACTCACGTAGTCGAGTATTTCGTTCTTCGTGTAGGGTCTGCCGTCCAGCATCTTATAAATTATCAAGAACCTGATCGGATTGCCTAATGCTTTAAAGTGCTTAAATAAATGCTTGCCCTGCTTGCTGATTAAGCTCGCCACTAGCAACACCTCTACTTTACAATTTCAGAGAGTTCCTTCTCTAATGCTCTTAACTTCTTTATGACCTCTTCTATGCTGCCCTCAGGTTCAGGCAAGAATATGACTCTACAGGGGAGTGCGGTAATCAACGTCTTTTTCTCTGTAAGTGATGTGAACCTAAATAACGGGAGTGCTATCAACAATCCTCTATTGACGTCTTGAGGGATATCATTCATATCTAGATTCTCTAGTATGTAAATATTTTTTCTCAACAATATGTCATGACCTAATAAAGCCGTATACTCTTGCATTCTAAGAATGTTTATGAATTCTTCGTCTATGTTAGTGTATAGGCTGAGTGAGCGGTGTTCTATGGTTCTATCTATAGATATAGCGTCAATACCTATGAAGGGGGGTTCAAGCTCGTAAGCTATGAACTCGATTAGACTCTTTGATAAGCCGGGAAAGCTCATGTACTTCTGGTTGTCACGACACCAATATTTTGACATTCCAGTCTTAAATAATAGAGCTGGTCTACGTTCCCTAGACAATTCAGCGAATTCTCCTAAGTTTATTTTATTTCTGACTTCATCTAGCGTGAGAGATTTCTTTGAGTAGTCTCTTTCTGCGTGAATTATTAGTGCTTCTCTAATAAAGAAGTCTATGGGCATATTAGTAGGGTCGACTGTTTGGTACGCGAACGTTGACGGTAAGTCCATGTGTGTGCCTAAGTGTAGCTCGAACCTTATACTGTTGCTTAGGTATTTAAAGAGTTTCGTGCCACTTAAGAGTAAGTCATGACCTATTAGTTCTAAGCTTATCTCAGCTGACTTGGGCTTAGGTATCTTAATCTCGTCGCCTTCAAGACATAGAGGTGCTGTTAAATCATATACTCTCATATAATCATCCATAATATACGACTTTTAAGACTTTAAATCTTTTACATGCAGTCGCGAGTATTTTTTGGTGTATTACATGAGTGACTTAAGTCAGGATAAGTTGTTGAGTTTCTACGAGACTATGTTGAAGATCCGAATATTTGAAGAGACTGTAGCTAAGCTGTTTTACAGTAGTGAGATACCTGGCTTCATACACTTATACATCGGCGAGGAAGCTATAGCTACTGGAGTAATCCACGCGCTGAGAAGAGACGACTACATTGTCAGCACTCACAGGGGTCACGGACACATAATAGCTAAGGGGGTCGACTTAAAGAAGTTAATGGCAGAGCTGTACGGAAAAGAGACTGGCCTCAACAAAGGTAGGGGAGGTTCTATGCATGCCGTAGACGTGAGTATAGGCGTTATGGGAGCTAACGGAATAGTCGGGAGCGGAATAGGTTTAGCAGCGGGTGTCGCTCTAGCTATAAAGTATAGAGGTAAAGATAACGTCGTAGCAGCTTTCTTCGGTGATGGAGCTTCAAACACTGGAGTCTTCCACGAAACACTAAATATGTCTTCTATATGGAAGCTTCCTGTACTCTTCGTGTGTGAGAATAACATGTACGCTGCAACAACACCTGTCAAGAAGTCCTTGTCAGTTGATAGAGTTTCTAAGAGGGCATCAGCATATAACATCGAGGGAGTCACTGTAGATGGGACAAACGTTGTTGAGGTATACGAGACTGCCGAGAAACTCGTTAAGAAGATAAGAGGCGGTGAGGGGCCCGCGCTACTTGAAGCCCTGACACTCAGGGTAAGAGGGCATTTCGAGGGAGA
This genomic window from Zestosphaera sp. contains:
- a CDS encoding TRAP transporter large permease; the encoded protein is MISPSILILLIFIVILLTGAPIGTALGVASIFSIWYYNYGVSVIAPNFYGNIAKFPLLAIPFFVFAGIVMEKAGVAEKITKFIKALVGWLPGGLAIATVLIGTFWGAVSGSGPASAAAIGVILIPYLIKAGYGKAFSASLVATVAGLSIIIPPSVAYIIYGTILNVSIGALFIAGVIPGLILGAVLSVTAYLISLRRGYRGSEKPSPKEVWITFKESISGLLAPIIILGGIYAGVFTPTEAAVVAVAYSLFLGLVVYRTITLKDVIKILADSVEVSSVVMFVVAFAGLFSWAEQTAGLVEATVGWTLSLTQEPLFVMLLFMVILLFAGMFLDAISIYYIFLPIMLPIINHFGWDLIWFGVLMTINLAIGQVTPPVAVNAYVTSRISGAKLEDIGKESIPLLIAVFSVLVLLILFPQLILWLPNLMKRSP
- a CDS encoding biotin/lipoate A/B protein ligase family protein, which gives rise to MSNSRSLRVFVAEWPENQFFNLAFEEVFYTESKQPTLRFWRNDKVVVIGRFQSPPLEINAVEARDLGIKLVRRFTGGGAVYHDLGNVNYALTLPGYNLSIEESFSVVGSAVVEALSSLGVNKVYYRPLNDIEVDGLKVSGMAACRSHDRVFIHGAMLVSSDISILWKVLKISREKLSDKKFTQSRVKRVTTVNEVLGKTVRPEELYKAISEALSRKLGLEIEWSEPQKSELKKALDLYKKKYATLEWNLKYVDEVRDLVSDEEYEALKEIARPSEKQEKFIEVLGLE
- a CDS encoding DNA polymerase II; this translates as MRLKFYLIDVSYEVENNLPVIMLWGLNENSEPILIKDSSFRPYFYALLKEGADVESIVRKVKTLSKPKSPIIDVSETVKRYYGKPVRTLKITTVIPEAVREYREEVTKIDGITEFLEADIRFSMRYILDKDVSPCSWYEAEVDEVPSGSFRVKNTYMLRGELNRLEDSRPPKLKILAFDIEVYSPLGSLMPEKNPVIIIAVANDEGEVKVLTKEDGESDATLIEEFVKYVNEYDPDVIVGYNSNMFDWQYLLQRSQVLKVRLDVGRVKGGIPRQSAYGHISVPGRLHVDLYNFAEEIPEVKIKSLDEVADYLGVMKKSERVLIPWHEIPRYWDNKELRNILIKYARDDAVSTLLLAREFLPFAIQLSNLTGLPLDQVGAASVGYRLEWYLMREAVKYGELIPNRVERPYEPYKGAIVLEPVKGVHEDIVVLDFTSMYPNLMIKYNVSPDTFVTGDCDESTCYLIEELGYKFLKEPPGFYKNVLTTLLKLRAEIRSLMKKLDPESPEYRILDERQRALKILANASYGYMGWVGARWYFKEGAESITALGRRTISKAIDLARKLGLKVVYGDTDSLFVSYVRDLVNSFISKVYEELGLEIKVDKIYKRVFFTEAKKRYVGLTEDGRIDIVGFEAVRGDWTDIAKDVQEEVAKIVLTTKNVNEAVNYVRRIIEELRTNKVSLEKLIIWKTLTKKAEEYEVEAPHVTAAKRLEKLGVRVDVGSKIGYVIVKGSGGISSRARPYIEAKPQDIDVEYYVTHQVIPAALRILSYFGITEKQLTAPRGKTLADFLSRK
- a CDS encoding winged helix-turn-helix domain-containing protein yields the protein MASLISKQGKHLFKHFKALGNPIRFLIIYKMLDGRPYTKNEILDYVSALSGVPQTTVDRHFRTLLKYGIIRMTGKSHSYGERGRKPLLYVLAVDSLTFYANLFTYLLDGVTDRRLKLIERSVSETKTLLESINYVRLGLYLVGRELSEEVSVNLSKTLDSCISLISLVRETVRPKTPVIDCENAIKLLDKMSSSQMLLRQISQDKMRELLYVAHIESGLPVEKLGLLLGIKSQTKLEEYDDLWREIETSYNSDLTTFLKLLISNAKCTDVEGSYVISLTNNLIKYFSSSITNRDIVRLILTI
- a CDS encoding lipoate protein ligase C-terminal domain-containing protein — encoded protein: MSKALIVCGEKKHAGGKIVKVCVKIFEDLVKGVVISGDFFVDPAEDFEELLQELAKIEVKREEVTALVSELLKKKKLDFSGITMEDVVEVLSRVLQQNQESFLKDFSS
- a CDS encoding cyclase family protein, producing MRVYDLTAPLCLEGDEIKIPKPKSAEISLELIGHDLLLSGTKLFKYLSNSIRFELHLGTHMDLPSTFAYQTVDPTNMPIDFFIREALIIHAERDYSKKSLTLDEVRNKINLGEFAELSRERRPALLFKTGMSKYWCRDNQKYMSFPGLSKSLIEFIAYELEPPFIGIDAISIDRTIEHRSLSLYTNIDEEFINILRMQEYTALLGHDILLRKNIYILENLDMNDIPQDVNRGLLIALPLFRFTSLTEKKTLITALPCRVIFLPEPEGSIEEVIKKLRALEKELSEIVK
- a CDS encoding TRAP transporter small permease; the encoded protein is MRKNKVLTTLASNIEEYVSAILLFLMFLVAFINVLSRYLLKASLAFIEEVEVNFFVWVTLLGIAIAFKRGSHLSMNFLKEKTPQNIQKFLTTLGLVLSLSVFIVVIYLTSVLIYREITVYRTSSMALDIPMWVYYTGMLLCSLAVTARITQRIIRVRTK
- a CDS encoding DctP family TRAP transporter solute-binding subunit; its protein translation is MKSVYIISIGIVIIVVAAVIALVVPSLMSPQSTTTPTTLPEKEYKLSVVVGPQSPWGQAAQMFADEVYNRTNGRIKIRVYFSGQLFAGQQTNEFQLLSQGVADFAIGSVINWAPVVKELNLFILPFFFPEGGSKGDIYKAVDAVVEGEAGRRILQILESYGVIGLAWGENGFRQLTNWKQPVTKPEDLAGLKIRVVGSPIFIDTFQALGADPTQMNWADALTAFQQRVVDGQENPINIVIIPYKLWEYHKYITIWNYAIDPLIFAVNKNTWESFDANTKQIILEAARKAARWQKAMARVGLDDGTALNILKNEFKYTPEITDPISYLQSKGMEVTFLSAEQREAFKQKMAGVYSKWVPTIGNELVQAAINDIRNKLGITVQIPTS